CGACGTGCCCGACGACGCGCGCGGCGTGCTGCAAGACATCCACTGGTCGACGGGATACTTCGGGTCCTTCCCGACGTACACGATCGGTAACGTCATGGCCGCGCAGTTCTTCGAGGCCGCGAGCGAGGACGTCGAGGACTTGCACGGCTCGCTCGCTCGCGGTGAGTACGGCCCGTTGCGCGACTGGCTCACCGAGCACGTCTACCGCCACGGCCGGACCTTCACGCCGCATCAGTTGCTACTTCTCGCCACGGGCCGCGAGCTCGACGAGGGGCCGTACCTGACGTACCTCACGAACAAATTCCGGGACTTGTACGGTCTCGAGCAGGAGGCGAAGGCATGACGCAGCAAGGAAGATTGAGCGGGCAAGTGGCGATCGTGACGGGCGCGTCGAGCGGCATCGGCGAGGCGACGGCCCTCGCGTTGAGCGCCGAGGGCGCGGGCGTCGTTCTCGTGGCGCGGCGCGAAGAGCGGCTGCGTGAACTGCAAAGCCGCATCGAGGCGCAAGGCGGGCGCGCCGAGATCGTCGTGGCGGACGTCGCGGACGAATCGCAAGCGAGGCTGGCGGTGGAGCGCGCCGTGGGCGCCTTCGGACGGGTGGACATCCTCGTGAACAACGCGGGCTTGATGCTGCTCGGGCCGGTCACGAACGCGGACACGACGGACTGGCGGCGCATGATCGACGTGAACCTCCTGGGCCTCATGTACGCCACGCACGCCGCCGTGCCCCACATGAAGACGCAAGGCAACGGGCACGTCGTGAACATCTCGTCTGTGTCGGGACGCGGCGCGAGCCCGACGTCCGCCGGGTACTCGGCCACGAAGTGGGGCGTCGGCGGATTCAGCGAAGGTCTGCGGCAGGAAGTGAGGCTGCACGGCATTCGCGTCACGGTGATCGAGCCGGGCGTCGTCGCGACCGAGTTGACGAACCACATCACGCACCAAGAGACGAAGACGACGTACGAGGGCCGGATCTCGCAGATGACGACGTTGGAATCCGAAGACATCGCCGCCGCCGTCTTGTACGCCGTGACGCAGCCCAAACGCGTGAACGTCAACGAAATCCTCATTCGCCCGCTCGACCAAGGCTGAACCCAGGAGGTACGACCATGAGGAAGACCGCGCTTCTCGTGACTTTGGCCTTGACCGCCACGCTCGCCGACGTCGCCACCGCCGCGCCCGTTCGGGGAGGCACGCTGGCGTACGGCCGTTACGCCGACTCGCTGCTGCTCGATCCCGTGTACACCGACGCGAACCTCGACATCTGGATCTTGACGAACATCTACGAGACCTTGATCGAGGCGGTGCCCAGCACGAACACCTTCCGAGGCGGCCTCGCGTCGTCGTACGCCTTCTCGAACGGCGGCAAGACCTTCACGGTGACGCTGCGCAAGGGCGTGAAGTTCTCCGACGGCTCTCCGATCACTCCGGCCGACGTGAAGTTCTCGCTCGATCGAGCGCGCAATCCGAACAACGGCGCTTGGAACTCGTTGCTGACGTCGATCGCGAGCATTTCCACGAAGGGCAGCGATCAAGTGGTGCTGACCCTCAAGAACCCCGATCCGAGTTTGGTGGCGGCCCTCGCGACCTTCAACGCGGCGGTTTTGCCCAAGAAGCTGTACGAGGCCGCGAAAGGCAAGGACGACGCCGAAAAGGCCAAAGTCTTCGCGGAGAAGCCCATCGGGACGGGGCCGTTCATGCTCAGCGAGTGGAAGCGCGGCTCGTACATGGTCCTCAAGCGCAATCCGTACTACTGGAAGAAAGGCGAGGACGGCAAGGCCTTGCCGTACCTCGACGCGATCCGCTTCGAGATCCTGCCCGACGACAACACCCGCATCCTGAAGTTGCAATCCGGCGAGATCCAAGGCGCGGAGTTCATTCCGTTCGCGCGCGTCAACGAGCTCAAGGCGAACGCGCAGCTCAGCGTGGTCTTGTTCGCTTCGACGCGCCGCAACTTCATCGTGATGAACACCCGCGCGAAGCTCAAGAACGGTTCGGCGAACCCGTTGGCGAACGAAAAGTTCCGCCAAGCGCTCAACTACGCCACCGACAAACAGGCCCTCATCAAGCTCGTGGCGTTCGGCAACGGCAAGGAGAGCAAGTCGTACTTGGCGAGCACCACCCCGCTGTTCGCCGCGCAGACCGGCTATCCGTACGATCTCGCCAAGGCGAAGTCGCTGCTCGCCGCGTCGGGCGTTCCGGCGAACACGGCCGTCACCTTGCAAGTCATCGCCGGAAACGCCGATCAGATTTCGCTCGCGACGGCGCTGCAGCAGATGTGGGCGACGCTCGGGGTGAAGCTGAACATCGAGCAGCTCGAAAGCGCGACCGCCAACGGTCGTTACGCCGAGAACGACTTCCAGATGCAGTACAAC
The sequence above is drawn from the Deinococcus yavapaiensis KR-236 genome and encodes:
- a CDS encoding SDR family oxidoreductase; amino-acid sequence: MTQQGRLSGQVAIVTGASSGIGEATALALSAEGAGVVLVARREERLRELQSRIEAQGGRAEIVVADVADESQARLAVERAVGAFGRVDILVNNAGLMLLGPVTNADTTDWRRMIDVNLLGLMYATHAAVPHMKTQGNGHVVNISSVSGRGASPTSAGYSATKWGVGGFSEGLRQEVRLHGIRVTVIEPGVVATELTNHITHQETKTTYEGRISQMTTLESEDIAAAVLYAVTQPKRVNVNEILIRPLDQG
- a CDS encoding ABC transporter substrate-binding protein, which gives rise to MRKTALLVTLALTATLADVATAAPVRGGTLAYGRYADSLLLDPVYTDANLDIWILTNIYETLIEAVPSTNTFRGGLASSYAFSNGGKTFTVTLRKGVKFSDGSPITPADVKFSLDRARNPNNGAWNSLLTSIASISTKGSDQVVLTLKNPDPSLVAALATFNAAVLPKKLYEAAKGKDDAEKAKVFAEKPIGTGPFMLSEWKRGSYMVLKRNPYYWKKGEDGKALPYLDAIRFEILPDDNTRILKLQSGEIQGAEFIPFARVNELKANAQLSVVLFASTRRNFIVMNTRAKLKNGSANPLANEKFRQALNYATDKQALIKLVAFGNGKESKSYLASTTPLFAAQTGYPYDLAKAKSLLAASGVPANTAVTLQVIAGNADQISLATALQQMWATLGVKLNIEQLESATANGRYAENDFQMQYNYWTDDIADPNEGTAYAAVYKNAESFHTGFQNAKVDQLFAQSQVELDKTKRANLYKQIQQIYVAAAPMVFLYEQPFPVALRKNVKNFLQTPLGNNIFVNTYLAK